The Planktothrix agardhii NIES-204 genomic interval TGTATACAGGAATAACAACAGAAATTAAAACCATAATTTATTTGCCATATTCAATTGTTTTTAATTGATTTTGATTTTATTTTTTAAACTGTCTATTCAAAAAATAAAAAACACTCCTAATCCGGCTTAAATAAATCTGCATTTCACACTCAGCAATTAAATCGGTTTTAAACTGACCCTGATATTTCAAATAATGCCGAATAGCATTGTAACTATTTCCGAATACAGTTCGCACCAAAATAATAGGCTTTTCATGGAATTTAGCACCGATCATTCGCAAGGGACAAAAAGACAAACACGACCCATGAATCAAAGATAATAAATAATCCCGTTTGAGTCGCCAAGCCGGAATCTGATGGTAAGTGTGCATAGATGGATTATACCAAATTTCCCAACCCGCTTTATATAAATACATCAACGGTTCCCAATCATCCCCTTGCACCATTTTTCCCCCTGGCAACTTCCCACTCATTTGAGGTTGCTTGGGTACAACTTCACTCCACACCTGCTTTCTAACCACCATTGCTGCTCCTGGGGGTAAGCTTAACACCTGTGGTTGATAACGGTTTGGTTCTGGCCCCCGTTCTCGAATAGCTAAAAATCCCTCAATTGCCTTAAAATTTTCTGGGGGTTGCACTTCATAAACCCCATGAATTTGTCCGCCATAAGCACCCGCTTGGGGATAAACCTGTGCAAAATCATGGGCTTGGGCTACCCAATTTTCATCCGGCCAGTTATCATCATCCAGAAACCCAATTAACTCCCCCTGAGCTTCCTCTAGTCCCCGTTGTCGGGCAAAAGCTGCACCCTGTTGGGCTTCAAATACATACTTTAGCGGAAAAATTTCTTGCCAAGATATGATCATATTCTGAACTACATCAGCCGTTTGATCATTACTATTATTATCAACAACAATAATTTCCCAAGTGATATTTTCTGTTCCGGTTTGCAATCGCAATTTTTCTAAAACATCGAGAACACGACTAGCACCATTATAGGTGGGAATAACAACTGTAAAATCGATCATGATTTTTTCAAATAAGATGTTTTCCACAAATAAAAAGGACTGGTCACACTACTTTTTAAAAATTCCAGTTCACAGGCTGTCACCACATCAGTTTTTAATTCTTTTCGATGTTTCAGATAATAAGCGATCGCTTTTCTAATATCATTGGCTAACCCTATGGGAAATAATAACGGCCGTTGCCAAGGTTTTAACCGTAACATCCGAATATGATGCCGTGCTAACCCCGTACTCCGCATCAAAAATAATAAATACTCCCTTTCTAATCGTTGTTTGGGAATTTGATGATAGAGGTGCATTTCTGAATTATACCAAATTTCCCACCCAGCATTTTGAATATACATGATCGCTTCTAAATCTTCACTATTCAAAATAGATTGACTAGAACGTCCAGTTAAAAATGTTTTTTCCGGTACATTTTCGACCCAAACTTGACGACGCACCACCAACCCAGCAGAAGGCGGTAACATCTTCAGATTGGGTTCATATAAATGGGGATTATCTCCCCGTTCAGTAATAGCAAAAAAACCAGAAATCCGATTAAAATTAGTCGGGGTTTCTACTTCATAAACCCCATGGATTTGACTTCCAAATGCGCCAGCTTGAGAATGTTCTTGAGCAAAATTATAGGCTTTTTCCACCCAATCTAAGTCAGGAATAGTATCATCATCTAAGAAGCCAATCAACAAAGATTCCGACTCTTTAATTGCTCTTTTTCGGGCGAAAGCTGCCCCTTGTTCTGTTTCTAAACAGTATTTTAAAGGAACATTATCTAACCAATTATGTTGATAATTTTTAACTAATTCTGCGGTATGATCTGTGCTATTATTATCAACAATTAAGATTTCCCAGTTGATCTGTTCTGTTCCGGTTTGCGATCGCAATTTTTCTAAAACCGCAGGTAAACGGGTCGCGCCATTATAGGTAGGAATAGCGATAGTAATATCAACCATAATGAGTGATAGGGATTAAAATTTCCTGTTTTTATTATAGCTCAGTTGAATAGCAAGAGACGGTGCACCAAATGTTTCTTACTATTCTAAGTACCTAAACAAAATTAATTACACATCCTCCACCCTGTTCCCTCCCCCCCTAGCCCCCTGTACACGGGGGGTTTGGGGGGCTGTTCCCTCTCTCAACTAGGTAATTTATTTTGTGTAACTACTTATCAAGACCTATTCATCTTTCACCGTTTCAACGGTAATAATATCATCCCCCTCTGCTGTTTTAGAAGTGTTTAATATCACGGGTTTAACGTCCATTTCTAATGGGTCAGATGTGTTTTTTCGCAACGGTTGAACATTCATAATTAACGGTTCTTCTTTCGGTTTAGGAATCAAAGGTTGATGATTAAACACTAATTTGTCATCTACATTATCCACATAAATTGTATCTCCCGTTATGAATTTTTGTTCTAATAATAAATTAGCAATATGGTTTTCTAATTCCCGTTGAATTGCTCGTTTTAATGGTCTAGCTCCATACACAGGATCATAACCAATATCAGCTAAATAGTCTAAGGTTGTAGGCGATAATTCAATGGATATTTTCTGATCCGATAATAACCTTTGAATCCGTTTAACTTGAATCGTCACAATATACCGTAATTCCCCTTTACTTAACGGATGGAATAGAATAATATCATCCACCCGATTTAAAAATTCGGGGCGAAAATGCGATCGCAAAGCCGTCATAACTCGCTTCTCCATTTCCCCATAACGGGACTCATCCCCCGCCACATCTAAAATATGTTCCCCCCCAATATTACTGGTCATTACAATTACGGTATTTCTAAAATCAACCGTCCTTCCTTGGGAGTCGGTAATTCGGCCATCATCTAATACTTGTAATAAAATATTAAACACATCGGGATGGGCTTTTTCGACTTCATCAAATAAAATCACCGAATAGGGATGACGTCGCACCGCTTCCGATAGTTGACCGCCCTCGTCATAACCCACATAACCCGGAGGTGCCCCCACCAACCGGGAAACCGCGTGTTTTTCCATATATTCAGACATATCAATCCGAATAATCGACTCCTCACTATCAAATAAAAACTCTGCTAACGCCTTCGCCAACTCGGTTTTTCCCACCCCCGTTGGCCCCATAAACAGGAAAGATCCAATCGGACGACCGGGATCTTTCATCCCCGCCCGCGCCCTTCTAATAGCAGCAGAAACGGCCGCCACTGCCTCCTGTTGCCCGATTACCCGTTGATGTAAATGACTC includes:
- a CDS encoding putative glycosyl transferase is translated as MIDFTVVIPTYNGASRVLDVLEKLRLQTGTENITWEIIVVDNNSNDQTADVVQNMIISWQEIFPLKYVFEAQQGAAFARQRGLEEAQGELIGFLDDDNWPDENWVAQAHDFAQVYPQAGAYGGQIHGVYEVQPPENFKAIEGFLAIRERGPEPNRYQPQVLSLPPGAAMVVRKQVWSEVVPKQPQMSGKLPGGKMVQGDDWEPLMYLYKAGWEIWYNPSMHTYHQIPAWRLKRDYLLSLIHGSCLSFCPLRMIGAKFHEKPIILVRTVFGNSYNAIRHYLKYQGQFKTDLIAECEMQIYLSRIRSVFYFLNRQFKK
- a CDS encoding glycosyl transferase family protein, whose product is MVDITIAIPTYNGATRLPAVLEKLRSQTGTEQINWEILIVDNNSTDHTAELVKNYQHNWLDNVPLKYCLETEQGAAFARKRAIKESESLLIGFLDDDTIPDLDWVEKAYNFAQEHSQAGAFGSQIHGVYEVETPTNFNRISGFFAITERGDNPHLYEPNLKMLPPSAGLVVRRQVWVENVPEKTFLTGRSSQSILNSEDLEAIMYIQNAGWEIWYNSEMHLYHQIPKQRLEREYLLFLMRSTGLARHHIRMLRLKPWQRPLLFPIGLANDIRKAIAYYLKHRKELKTDVVTACELEFLKSSVTSPFYLWKTSYLKKS